A stretch of the Rosa rugosa chromosome 5, drRosRugo1.1, whole genome shotgun sequence genome encodes the following:
- the LOC133712157 gene encoding uncharacterized protein LOC133712157 — protein sequence MSTETTNVVSVPTAKDNQQHEKIVKEETHAVEQGGTPPSKNDAEKHEKDNCEAEKSEGSETSITRSEETPVVNQVEPPVVAEVEKADHVPVQNVKADHQCQPIEAVKIEGEKPSVEAVENEEKIAVEAVEKELEKTQTIEAIENEEAAKAQTTEAVVENEPEKTETIEDDKNKPVEEIAIEAVDKEADNTPVEEVAIEAVENEPEIQASEACEKKEEKNIAIEAVEKESEILATAVCEDKAAEKIASEAVENEPETQATEACEDKAVEKIAIEAVEKESEKTQAIEADENKQEETPAIEEQRDSTPKIEAFESNPSSEIVKLEENVQGEKGTTADEGKTACELTTNKEAQTVEKEAGVVDNIKDETMQSEKAAEKEEECVKVAQATKESDEKTEEASFENEAKKTEDGTNELKNATDQVIEKSVAGEQKSDRDLVEGLVKEDEYKDIKVNGEEEKNKSKTDVPPTLESCKDGDHETQTSKDQAQDVSVKPAQKQSGNNIISKVKQSLVKVKKAIIGRSPSSKVLSPEIKGDHENVK from the exons ATGTCTACTGAGACTACTAATGTAGTATCTGTCCCCACTGCTAAAGATAATCAG CAACATGAGAAAATAGTAAAGGAAGAAACACATGCAGTTGAACAAGGTGGTACTCCACCATCCAAGAATGATGCTGAAAAGCACGAAAAGGATAATTGTGAAGCAGAAAAGTCTGAAGGTTCAGAGACTTCTATCACTAGATCTGAAGAAACACCGGTGGTCAACCAGGTCGAGCCTCCTGTGGTTGCTGAGGTTGAGAAGGCTGATCATGTTccagtccaaaatgtcaaagcTGATCATCAGTGTCAACCAATTGAAGCAGTTAAAATTGAGGGAGAGAAACCATCAGTTGAAGCAGTTGAAAATGAGGAGAAAATAGCAGTTGAAGCAGTTGAGAAGGAGCTGGAGAAGACACAAACTATTGAAGCAATTGAGAATGAAGAAGCAGCGAAGGCACAGACTACCGAAGCAGTAGTTGAGAATGAACCAGAGAAGACAGAAACTATTGAAGATGACAAGAATAAACCAGTGGAGGAAATAGCAATTGAAGCGGTTGACAAAGAAGCAGACAACACACCTGTAGAGGAAGTAGCAATTGAAGCTGTTGAAAATGAGCCAGAAATACAAGCTAGTGAAGCATgtgagaaaaaagaagagaagaacatAGCAATTGAAGCAGTTGAGAAAGAATCAGAAATACTAGCTACTGCAGTATGTGAGGATAAAGCAGCGGAGAAAATAGCAAGTGAAGCAGTTGAAAATGAACCAGAAACACAAGCTACTGAAGCATGTGAGGATAAAGCAGTGGAGAAAATAGCAATTGAAGCAGTTGAGAAAGAATCAGAGAAGACACAAGCCATTGAAGCAGATGAGAATAAACAAGAGGAGACACCAGCTATTGAAGAACAGAGAGATTCCACGCCCAAAATTGAAGCTTTTGAGTCTAATCCATCAAGTGAAATAGTCAAGCTTGAAGAAAATGTTCAGGGTGAGAAGGGGACTACTGCCGATGAGGGCAAGACTGCTTGTGAGTTAACAACGAACAAGGAAGCTCAAACGGTCGAGAAAGAAGCAGGTGTGGTTGATAATATTAAGGACGAGACAATGCAGAGTGAAAAAGCTGCTGAGAAGGAAGAAGAGTGTGTGAAAGTAGCACAAGCAACTAAAGAGAGTGATGAGAAAACTGAAGAAGCATCATTTGAAAATGAAGCAAAGAAAACTGAGGATGGTACTAATGAACTCAAAAATGCTACAGATCAAGTTATTGAAAAATCAGTAGCGGGGGAGCAGAAGAGTGATAGAGATTTGGTTGAGGGTTTAGTCAAAGAAGATGAGTATAAGGACATTAAGGTgaatggagaagaagagaaaaacaagtCCAAAACTGATGTACCCCCAACTCTTGAGTCATGCAAAGATGGTGATCATGAGACTCAAACATCCAAAGACCAAGCACAAGATGTTTCAGTTAAACCAGCACAGAAGCAATCAGGTAACAATATAATTTCAAAGGTGAAGCAATCTTTAGTGAAGGTGAAGAAAGCTATAATTGGGAGATCTCCCAGCTCAAAAGTCCTTTCACCTGAAATCAAAGGAGATCATGAAAATGTGAAATAG